One Synechococcus sp. JA-2-3B'a(2-13) genomic window carries:
- a CDS encoding RNA-guided endonuclease InsQ/TnpB family protein — MTQVLTVSCKLKASQSQAAKLDATLEAFGQALNWVNQNTPEKVANAVKLQSLCYREIRARFGLSSNLARTTSRLRDQQVCRRLAGARKVAQQKNRPVKAFKGGFATYDARIFSFREKDWTVSLTTVEGRERFELAIGRYQRERLAGSNPKSATLVKRKDGSYSIQICVEAEPSPPQRTGRVLGVDLGRTDIAHTSEGDNWNGQQLNRVRDHYSRLRAALQRKASKGTRSSRRRCRELLQRLSGKERRFQAWVNHRISKAIVSRAKATNSAIALEDLTGIRKRVNQQPRSKAERRRANSWAFYQLRQFLEYKARVAGVSLIPVPPAYTSQTCHRCLHIHPEQGKSYRSGKSFKCGHCGWEGDADLNGANVIALLGAVVNQPRGSGLFCSLVGQSRLRATESPLRTALAVGVG; from the coding sequence ATGACCCAAGTCCTGACCGTATCCTGCAAGCTCAAGGCGTCCCAGTCGCAAGCCGCCAAATTGGACGCGACTTTGGAGGCTTTTGGCCAAGCCTTGAACTGGGTCAACCAAAACACACCCGAGAAAGTCGCCAACGCCGTTAAGCTCCAGTCTCTGTGCTACCGCGAAATCCGTGCCCGGTTCGGCTTGTCCAGTAACTTGGCAAGGACTACGTCCCGCTTACGCGACCAGCAGGTCTGCAGACGGCTGGCCGGCGCCCGTAAAGTTGCCCAACAGAAAAACCGCCCCGTCAAAGCGTTCAAAGGGGGCTTCGCTACCTACGACGCTCGTATCTTTTCGTTCCGCGAGAAAGACTGGACGGTGTCGCTGACCACGGTGGAGGGTCGGGAGCGCTTTGAGCTGGCGATTGGCCGCTACCAGAGAGAACGGCTGGCGGGCTCCAATCCCAAATCGGCCACTCTGGTCAAGCGTAAAGACGGCTCCTACTCCATTCAAATCTGTGTAGAAGCGGAGCCATCCCCACCGCAACGCACGGGCAGAGTGCTGGGGGTGGACTTGGGAAGGACAGATATTGCCCATACGTCAGAGGGGGATAACTGGAATGGACAGCAGTTGAACAGAGTCCGAGACCACTACTCCCGGTTGAGGGCGGCACTCCAACGCAAAGCCAGTAAGGGCACACGCAGTTCGCGGCGCAGATGCAGAGAACTGTTGCAACGGCTGTCTGGCAAGGAGAGACGTTTTCAGGCGTGGGTCAATCATCGCATCTCCAAAGCTATTGTCTCTAGGGCAAAAGCTACCAACAGCGCTATCGCCCTGGAAGACCTGACAGGGATCCGGAAAAGAGTCAATCAACAGCCGCGCAGCAAAGCCGAGCGGCGCAGGGCCAACAGTTGGGCGTTCTACCAACTACGCCAGTTTCTGGAATACAAGGCGAGGGTTGCAGGGGTTTCTCTGATTCCTGTGCCGCCTGCTTACACGTCGCAGACCTGTCACCGGTGCTTACACATCCACCCTGAGCAGGGCAAGTCCTACCGCAGTGGCAAGTCGTTCAAGTGTGGGCACTGTGGATGGGAAGGGGATGCGGATTTGAATGGTGCGAATGTGATTGCGCTCTTGGGGGCTGTCGTAAACCAGCCTAGAGGTTCGGGCCTGTTTTGTTCTCTGGTAGGGCAGAGCAGGCTCAGGGCTACTGAAAGCCCGCTCCGTACCGCTTTAGCGGTCGGAGTCGGGTAG
- a CDS encoding aromatic ring-hydroxylating oxygenase subunit alpha, translated as MLVTQQPVLRRFWYPVIPMSALETGPQAFTLLKTPLVLWLNESGQPCAVLDRCCHRSAQLSKGVVCNGHIRCPYHGWEFDGSGTCVKVPQLTDNFIPPTYKVEGFRCQERYGYVWVALADPLTDIPEIPEVADSRFRQIHQFYEVWKCAGLRLMENSFDNAHLHFVHHQSFGVISEPVPPDLDSLEELEYGLRATSVLPVFNSDLQKQNLRMSEDRTVRILEGTWFMPFGRKLKITYPNGLIHIIFTAATPIDDQTSQVVQFCLRNDSEAEVSGKLPDSDR; from the coding sequence ATGCTTGTTACCCAGCAACCTGTCCTGAGGCGGTTTTGGTACCCCGTGATCCCGATGTCGGCCCTGGAAACCGGCCCACAAGCTTTCACGCTGCTGAAGACTCCTCTGGTGCTTTGGCTCAATGAGTCAGGGCAGCCTTGCGCCGTCTTGGATCGTTGCTGCCATCGCTCGGCCCAACTTTCCAAAGGGGTTGTTTGCAATGGCCACATCCGCTGCCCCTATCACGGCTGGGAGTTTGACGGCTCCGGCACCTGTGTGAAGGTGCCCCAACTTACAGACAACTTCATCCCCCCTACCTACAAGGTGGAGGGGTTTCGCTGCCAAGAGCGCTATGGCTATGTTTGGGTGGCATTGGCGGATCCCTTGACCGATATTCCCGAGATCCCAGAGGTGGCGGATTCCCGGTTTCGCCAAATTCATCAGTTCTATGAGGTCTGGAAATGCGCCGGCCTGCGCCTGATGGAAAACTCCTTTGACAATGCCCATCTCCACTTCGTCCATCACCAGAGCTTTGGGGTGATCTCCGAGCCTGTACCCCCAGATCTGGACAGCCTTGAAGAACTGGAATATGGCCTTCGGGCCACCTCTGTTTTGCCGGTGTTCAACAGTGACTTGCAGAAGCAAAACTTGCGGATGTCAGAGGATCGCACAGTGCGTATCCTGGAGGGCACCTGGTTTATGCCTTTTGGTCGCAAGCTCAAAATCACCTACCCCAACGGCCTCATCCACATCATTTTCACAGCGGCTACCCCCATCGACGACCAAACCTCGCAGGTGGTGCAATTCTGTTTGCGCAACGATTCAGAAGCAGAGGTGAGTGGTAAACTACCCGACTCCGACCGCTAA
- a CDS encoding energy transducer TonB, which yields MQNELNPARDPCSAGIPAQPTAESTSPKPEPAAESRPNQLTDPDPRLSCSQQKREQERRSLPWRLGLANVLSAGLHFIAMSWVGWQPRIREEEEIISFQWVEMADEPPPEPQWIAPVSARESGVSEPRDHVSVRQSQVPSPSEEATSAAAQPLVASAAGSPVPGILPPSPRELEMPQPNRDSASPQQQPKARLENLSAGLAALEQAVADHNWAEALHLTEEWLDHWPLSSPQRQQLQDYRQHLQSLLATSSAAAVETKSAQISPAQSLKPQPERAASSPEVLPQPYLSAPADPHPTLPSPEPIAAPLEEPSPTLPPTFPTRSHSSSLGRTSGIESSRAGPPSLNATADPDWGDYLAQFQERVRQHWMVRRASGSYVTVVQVRLDRQGSLRELRLQTPSEDPLLDAAVLSAIQRSAPFAPLPESYVGEELMLEINVLSGSLQAGSTQNPRN from the coding sequence GTGCAAAACGAATTGAACCCCGCTCGAGATCCTTGTAGCGCAGGGATCCCGGCCCAACCTACTGCAGAGTCCACCTCCCCCAAACCAGAACCGGCTGCTGAGAGCCGGCCAAACCAACTGACGGATCCAGATCCTCGCCTCAGCTGTTCTCAACAAAAACGAGAGCAGGAACGCCGCTCCTTACCTTGGCGTCTGGGGCTGGCCAACGTGCTCTCGGCAGGGTTGCATTTCATCGCGATGAGCTGGGTGGGTTGGCAGCCTAGGATCCGGGAAGAGGAGGAGATAATCTCCTTTCAGTGGGTGGAGATGGCGGATGAGCCGCCCCCAGAGCCGCAGTGGATTGCGCCCGTCTCCGCCCGTGAGTCCGGTGTCTCTGAACCTCGGGATCACGTATCGGTGCGGCAGTCGCAAGTGCCCAGCCCAAGTGAAGAGGCCACTTCTGCGGCGGCACAGCCTTTGGTTGCCTCAGCCGCAGGGAGTCCTGTCCCTGGGATCCTCCCCCCATCCCCAAGGGAGCTTGAGATGCCCCAACCCAACCGCGACTCTGCCTCTCCTCAGCAGCAGCCAAAGGCCAGGTTAGAAAATCTGTCAGCGGGTTTAGCAGCTCTGGAGCAGGCAGTTGCCGATCACAATTGGGCGGAGGCGCTACATCTGACGGAAGAATGGCTGGATCACTGGCCTCTGTCCTCTCCACAGCGCCAGCAACTGCAGGACTATCGTCAGCATCTGCAAAGCCTACTGGCTACCTCCTCGGCAGCAGCAGTGGAGACCAAATCGGCTCAGATCTCTCCTGCTCAATCCCTCAAGCCTCAACCCGAAAGAGCAGCAAGTTCTCCTGAGGTTTTGCCACAACCCTACCTGTCGGCTCCAGCGGATCCGCATCCAACTTTGCCCTCTCCAGAGCCGATCGCAGCCCCGTTGGAAGAGCCTTCTCCCACCTTGCCCCCGACTTTTCCTACCAGATCCCACAGCTCCAGCCTTGGTCGCACCAGTGGGATAGAGTCCTCGCGGGCAGGCCCACCCAGCCTAAATGCCACCGCCGATCCGGATTGGGGAGACTACTTGGCTCAATTCCAAGAAAGGGTTCGCCAACACTGGATGGTACGGCGGGCATCCGGCTCCTACGTAACAGTGGTGCAGGTGCGTCTGGATCGACAGGGATCCCTGCGGGAACTGCGCCTGCAAACCCCCTCAGAAGATCCCCTGTTGGATGCAGCCGTGCTCAGTGCCATCCAGCGCTCAGCCCCCTTTGCTCCTTTGCCCGAGAGCTATGTTGGCGAAGAACTGATGCTGGAAATTAACGTGTTGAGCGGATCCCTGCAGGCTGGCTCAACCCAGAATCCGAGAAACTAA
- the rpsU gene encoding 30S ribosomal protein S21, with protein MTQVTIGENEGIESALRRFKRQVSKAGILRDLRNHRHFETNLEKRKRKAVAVRRNRRKSMA; from the coding sequence ATGACCCAAGTGACGATTGGCGAAAACGAAGGGATCGAATCTGCGCTGCGTCGCTTCAAGCGTCAGGTTTCTAAGGCGGGCATTTTGCGGGATTTGCGCAACCATCGGCACTTTGAAACCAACCTAGAAAAGCGCAAGCGCAAAGCGGTAGCCGTCCGGCGCAACCGCCGCAAATCTATGGCCTAG